Sequence from the Rhodocyclaceae bacterium genome:
TCCCGACCATGGGCTCGTTCTCGCGCTCGGCGGTGAACATCAGCGCCGGCGCACGCACCGGGATGTCGAGCGTGGTGACCGGCTTGCTGATGCTGGTGACCCTGCTCGCGCTGACCCCGATGCTCTACCACCTGCCGCAGGCCGTGCTCGCGGCGGTGATCATGATGGCGATCACCAGCCTGATCGGCTTCAGGGCGATGAACCATGCCTGGCGCGCGCACCGGCACGACGGCATCGCGGCCTGGACGACCTTCTTTGCAGCGCTGCTGCTCGCGCCCGCGATCGACTACGGCGTGCTGCTGGGCGCCGCACTCGCGATCCTGCTCTACCTGTACCGCACGATGCGCCCGCGCATGGCCGTTCTGGCGCGCCATCCGGACGGCACCCTGCGCGACGCACGGCTGCATGGCTTGCCGACCAGCCGGCAACTGGTGGTCCTGCGCTTCGACGGCTCTCTGTACTTCGCGAACGTCCCGTACTTCGAGGACAGCGTGCTGGAGGCAGTGGCCGCCGCGCCGGACGCGCGCGAGGTGCTGATCGTGGCCGATGGCATCAACGCGATCGATGCCTCCGGGGTGGAGGTGCTGGAGCACCTGTCGGAGCGACTGGCGGCGAGCGGAGCAACCCTGTCGCTGTGCGGCGTCAAGCTGCAGGTGATGGAGGTGTTCGACCGCACCGGGCTGCGCGAGAAGATCGGCGCAGCCAACCTGTTCAGGACGTCCGGGCAGGCGATGGAGGCGATCGCGCAACGCACGCCCGACCCCTCGATCGGTGCCCGACTCGAAACCGAAGGGTCACGGCCAGCTGCCGCGCCAGCTTCGGCAAGCCGATCACCCTCGACGGAAGGCACGCCACCCCTATAATCGCGCTCGGTCGGCGGTTCCGACCGGGCGGGCGCCTGCGCCAGGGCACTTGCGACACCGGCAGTACCCAGGACATTCAAGGCAGCCAGGGCAGGCGCCAGGGACGACGGCAATGGGCTTCCGCCTCACCAGGATCTATACACGTACCGGCGACGGCGGAGACACCGGCCTTGGCGACGGCAGCAGGGTTGCAAAGGACGCGCCGCGGGTCGAGGTGCTCGGCGTGGTGGACGAACTCAACTGCGCGATCGGGCTGGTACTGGCCGAACCGGTGTCGGCCGAGGTACGCGAATGCCTGACCGCCGTGCAGCACGACCTGTTCGATCTCGGTGGCGAGATGAGCATACCGGGCTATACGGCAGTCACGGAGCGCCATGTGAGCCGGCTCGAAGAGGTGCTCGACCGGTTCAACGCCGACCTTGAACCACTGAAAGACTTCATCCTGCCGGGCGGATCGCGGGCGGCAGCGGCCTGCCACCTGGCGCGCACGCTTGCACGGCGAGCAGAACGGCGGATGGTGACACTGGTAGCGGCCGAGCCCGTCTCGCCGCTGGCTCAGCACTACCTCAACCGCCTGTCCGACCTGCTGTTCGTGATGTGCCGTGTCGTCAACCGCGATGCCGGGATTGCGGACGTGCTCTGGCAGAAGGGCCGCACACTCTGACGGCAGGCCACCGTCAATCGAGCTTGAATCCCCGCGCGCGGATGTATGCCCCGAAGTCGGCACGCTCAGGGACCGAGTACTGGCGGGCCTTGTCTTCCGACCAGCCGTAGAACGCGGCTACGCCAAGGTCGCGCACGCGCCGCTGGCGCCGGTATGGCTGGCGGCCATCGCGCCAGCGGTCATAGTCGTCCACTGCCGCGCGTGTCGCCGCTTCACCCTCGTCCCGATAGCGGTCGGCATGGACGGTGAGCTTCAGCGGCAGCCGCGGACTCACCTGCGCCACGGCACCCGGCCAGCCGACCGCGAGGCCGGCTACCGGAAACACCCGCTCGGGCAATCCGAGGAAGGTACTCACCGCCTCGGCGCGGTTGCGGATCTGGCTGATGGGACAGCAGCCCAGCCCGGCCGCCTCGGCCGCGACGATGAACGAGCCGAGCACGAGGCTGGCGTCGACTGCTGCATTGAAGAACCAGTCGAGGTGGTCGTTGGCGAACGGTACGCCTCGCCACTCGCCGATCTGGCGCTGCCGCCGGTGGTTGCCGCAGAACACCAGCAACGCGGGGGCGGCGGCGATCCATGCATCCGGCGCCGTGAGGGCGGCCAGCCCTGCCTTGCGTTGCGGATCGGTGACCACCACGATGTCGCGGCTCTGCATGTCGCTCTTGCTGGGCGAGGACAGCGCGATCGCCGCCAGCGTGCGCAGCATGCCTTCCGGCAGGGGCCGATCTGCCCAGTCGCGCATCGAGGCGTGCGCGGCCATGCGGACATGGCCTTCGTTCGCGAAGCCCGTATCGAGGTCGCCCGCGTCCTGGAACCGTTCTGCGAGCAGCCGGGCCAGTTCGTGTTCCGGATCAGTCATGGTCCATGTTCCCGTTCACGGCCTGCCTGCCGGTCAGTCGGCGCAGCGCGCCTCGATATAGCGTTTCACGGCGACGGTATCGGCATCCATCACCTCGAAGCGCAGCGGAGCGGACTCCAGCGCATCGAACCCGGATGGGCGCGACGGCGGACGGCCGAGCGCCTCGATGATCGTCGCTTCGAATTTCACGGGCAGCGCGGTTTCCAGGCACACCACAGTCTCGCCCGGCTCGCGCAGTTCGAGTGCAACCTTGATGCCATCGGCGGTATGGGTATCGACGATGCGTCCGCTGCCTTCGAACGTGCTGCGGATCGTGCGCAGGCGGTCTGCATGGGTGCTGTGCCCGGATACGAAACCGGTCTGCGCCACCTTCGCGAACTCGCCGGAGGCAGCGAGGTCGAACGCGCCACGCTCGTCTATTTCGCGCCACAGGGCCCGCACGCGTGAACCGTCGCCGCCGACCAGGTCGTACACATAGCGCTCGAAATTCGAGGCCTTCGATATGTCCATCGACGGGCTGGACGTCTGCCGCGTCTCCCGCGAGCTGCGCGGACGGTAGGTGCCCGTCCGGAAGAACTCGTCGAGCACGTTGTTCTCGTTGGTAGCAAGGATCAGCCGGTGCACCGGCAGCCCCATCCGGCGCGCCACATGCCCAGCGCAGATGTTGCCGAAATTGCCGGAGGGCACGCAGAAGGAAACGGTCTCGTCGTCGGAACGGGTCGCGGCGAAGTAGCCCTTGAAGTAATAGACGACCTGGGCCACCAGCCGCGCCCAGTTGATCGAATTCACCGTGCCGATCCGGTAGCGTGCCTTGAACGCGAGGTCTGCGCTGACCGCCTTGACGATGTCCTGGCAATCGTCGAACACCCCGCGGATCGCGATGTTGTGGATGTTCGGATCCATCAGCGAGAACATCTGTGCCGTCTGGAACGGACTCATCGCGCCGTGGGGCGACAGCATGAACACCCGGATGCCGCGCTTGCCGCGCATCGCGTACTCGGCGGCCGAGCCGGTATCGCCGGACGTGGCACCGAGGATGTTCAGCGACTCCCCGCGCTCGGCGAGCACGAACTCGAAGAGATTGCCGAGCAACTGCATCGCGACGTCCTTGAACGCGAGCGTCGGCCCGTTGGACAGCTGCAGCAGGTGCAGGCCGGACTGCAGTTCGATCAACGGGGTCACCGCATCGGATCCGAATACCTCCGCCCGATAGGTCCGCTCGACGATCGAGCGCAGCGCGGTCGGCGGGATGTCGTCGATGAACAGCGACAGGATCTCGAACGCGAGGCTGGGGTAGTCGAGCCCGCGCCACCGTGCGAGCGTCGCACGGTCGACCTGCGGGCAGGACTCCGGCATCGCGAGGCCGCCATCGGGTGCGAGCCCCTCCAGCAGGATCTCGCGGAAACTCGCCGGCGCCATCCCGCCGCGGGTACTGAGGTAACGCACGGCCTAGAGTTCTTCCAGGCGCAGCCGCGTGACCCGGCCGGCGACCGTCGGCAGCGCCTCGATGCTGGCGATCGCTGCATCCATGTTGCGCTCGACGGTGCGATGCGTGAGCAGGATGATGTCGGCCTCGCTCTCGCCTGCGGCCGGCTCCTTCTGCACCATCGCGTCGATCGAGATCGTGCGGTCGGCGAGGATGCGCGTGATGTCGGCGAGTACGCCGGGCTTGTCCTGCACCCGCATGCGCAGGTAGTAGGCGGTCTCGATGTCCGCGATCGGCAGGATCGGCAGGTTCGAGATGCGGTCGGGCTGGAAGGCGAGGTGGGGCACCCGGTTCTCCGGGTCGACCGTCGCCAGGCGGGTGACGTCGACCAGGTCGGCGATCACGGCCGATGCAGTCGGCTCGGCACCTGCGCCGGCGCCGTAGTACATCGTCTGGCCCACCGCGTCGCCCTTCACCAGCACGGCGTTCATCACGCCCTCGACGTTGGCGATCAGCCGCCTGGCGGGGATCAGCGTCGGGTGAACGCGCAGTTCGATGCCCGCGCCGGCGCCCTCGCCTACCCGCCGCGTGATACCGAGGAGCTTGATCCGGTAGCCGAGTTCTTCGGCGTAGCGGATATCGTCGGCGCTCAGTGCCGTGATGCCTTCGGTGTACGCCCGATCGAACTGCATCGGCACGCCGAAGGCGATCGCCGACATGATGGTCAGCTTGTGCCCGGCATCGATGCCCTCGATGTCGAAGGTCGGATCGGCTTCCGCATAGCCGAGCTTCTGCGCCTGCGCGAGCACCGCATCGAACGCGAGCCCCTTGTCGCGCATCTCGGACAGGATGAAGTTGCTGGTGCCGTTGATGATGCCCGCGATCCACTCGATGCGGTTCGCGGTGAGGCCCTCGCGCAGCGCCTTGATGATCGGGATGCCACCGCCGACGGCTGCCTCGAACGCCACCATCACGCCCTTGGCCTG
This genomic interval carries:
- a CDS encoding cob(I)yrinic acid a,c-diamide adenosyltransferase, with amino-acid sequence MGFRLTRIYTRTGDGGDTGLGDGSRVAKDAPRVEVLGVVDELNCAIGLVLAEPVSAEVRECLTAVQHDLFDLGGEMSIPGYTAVTERHVSRLEEVLDRFNADLEPLKDFILPGGSRAAAACHLARTLARRAERRMVTLVAAEPVSPLAQHYLNRLSDLLFVMCRVVNRDAGIADVLWQKGRTL
- a CDS encoding nitroreductase family protein: MTDPEHELARLLAERFQDAGDLDTGFANEGHVRMAAHASMRDWADRPLPEGMLRTLAAIALSSPSKSDMQSRDIVVVTDPQRKAGLAALTAPDAWIAAAPALLVFCGNHRRQRQIGEWRGVPFANDHLDWFFNAAVDASLVLGSFIVAAEAAGLGCCPISQIRNRAEAVSTFLGLPERVFPVAGLAVGWPGAVAQVSPRLPLKLTVHADRYRDEGEAATRAAVDDYDRWRDGRQPYRRQRRVRDLGVAAFYGWSEDKARQYSVPERADFGAYIRARGFKLD
- a CDS encoding threonine synthase — its product is MRYLSTRGGMAPASFREILLEGLAPDGGLAMPESCPQVDRATLARWRGLDYPSLAFEILSLFIDDIPPTALRSIVERTYRAEVFGSDAVTPLIELQSGLHLLQLSNGPTLAFKDVAMQLLGNLFEFVLAERGESLNILGATSGDTGSAAEYAMRGKRGIRVFMLSPHGAMSPFQTAQMFSLMDPNIHNIAIRGVFDDCQDIVKAVSADLAFKARYRIGTVNSINWARLVAQVVYYFKGYFAATRSDDETVSFCVPSGNFGNICAGHVARRMGLPVHRLILATNENNVLDEFFRTGTYRPRSSRETRQTSSPSMDISKASNFERYVYDLVGGDGSRVRALWREIDERGAFDLAASGEFAKVAQTGFVSGHSTHADRLRTIRSTFEGSGRIVDTHTADGIKVALELREPGETVVCLETALPVKFEATIIEALGRPPSRPSGFDALESAPLRFEVMDADTVAVKRYIEARCAD
- a CDS encoding homoserine dehydrogenase; amino-acid sequence: VADKDLPRARALVAGCTPAGEAAAQVVDDAFSVVRDPDVDIVVELIGGYGIAKELILEAIAHGKHVVTANKALLALHGNEIFGAAQAKGVMVAFEAAVGGGIPIIKALREGLTANRIEWIAGIINGTSNFILSEMRDKGLAFDAVLAQAQKLGYAEADPTFDIEGIDAGHKLTIMSAIAFGVPMQFDRAYTEGITALSADDIRYAEELGYRIKLLGITRRVGEGAGAGIELRVHPTLIPARRLIANVEGVMNAVLVKGDAVGQTMYYGAGAGAEPTASAVIADLVDVTRLATVDPENRVPHLAFQPDRISNLPILPIADIETAYYLRMRVQDKPGVLADITRILADRTISIDAMVQKEPAAGESEADIILLTHRTVERNMDAAIASIEALPTVAGRVTRLRLEEL